In Nocardioides sp. InS609-2, a single genomic region encodes these proteins:
- a CDS encoding quinone-dependent dihydroorotate dehydrogenase — protein sequence MPPLSAGPYRLLFDHAFTRVDPERAHHAGFAAIRAAEPVLRRVPWFRGSLRSHLNQRVEALGLTFDHPLGLAAGFDKNAVGIDALAALGFGHVEIGTVTALAQPGNPKPRLFRLPRDGAVVNRMGFNNDGAAVVAARLARRAARPKSRTVVGVNVGKSKVVPDDDAAAVEADYRASTRLLTPYADYLVVNVSSPNTPGLRNLQAVEKLEPLLRAVRDEADASTDRRVPLLVKIAPDLDDDDVLAVADLALALGLDGISATNTTISRDGLVSGADLVAALGAGGLSGRPLTARALEVMRLLKGRVGDDLVLVGVGGITTVDDARARLEAGAALLQGYSAFIYEGPAWPQRIVAGLARG from the coding sequence ATGCCTCCCCTGTCGGCCGGACCGTACCGCCTGCTCTTCGACCACGCGTTCACCCGGGTTGATCCCGAGCGGGCGCACCATGCGGGGTTCGCGGCGATCCGGGCGGCGGAGCCGGTGCTGCGCAGAGTCCCTTGGTTTCGAGGCTCGCTGCGCTCGCACCTCAACCAGCGGGTGGAGGCTCTCGGGCTGACGTTCGACCACCCGCTCGGGCTCGCCGCCGGCTTCGACAAGAACGCCGTCGGCATCGACGCCCTGGCTGCCCTGGGCTTCGGGCACGTCGAGATCGGCACCGTCACCGCGCTGGCGCAGCCCGGCAACCCCAAGCCACGGCTCTTCCGGCTGCCGCGCGACGGTGCGGTCGTCAACCGGATGGGCTTCAACAACGACGGCGCCGCAGTCGTGGCGGCCCGGCTGGCGCGACGGGCAGCCCGCCCGAAGAGTCGGACCGTCGTAGGAGTGAACGTCGGCAAGTCGAAGGTGGTACCCGACGACGACGCGGCCGCCGTCGAGGCCGACTACCGCGCCAGCACCCGGCTCCTCACGCCGTACGCCGACTACCTGGTCGTCAACGTCTCGTCACCCAACACCCCCGGGCTGCGCAACCTCCAGGCCGTCGAGAAGCTCGAGCCGCTGCTCCGCGCCGTCCGCGACGAGGCCGACGCGAGCACCGACCGACGGGTCCCGCTGCTGGTCAAGATCGCCCCTGACCTCGACGACGACGACGTGCTCGCCGTCGCCGATCTGGCGCTCGCGCTCGGACTCGACGGCATCTCCGCCACCAACACCACGATCAGCCGTGACGGCCTGGTGAGCGGTGCCGACCTGGTCGCCGCCCTCGGTGCGGGCGGGCTCTCGGGTCGGCCACTGACCGCTCGCGCTCTCGAGGTGATGCGGCTGCTGAAGGGCCGGGTCGGAGACGATCTCGTGCTCGTAGGCGTCGGCGGCATCACTACCGTCGACGACGCCCGTGCGCGGCTCGAGGCCGGAGCCGCCTTGCTGCAGGGCTACTCCGCGTTCATCTACGAAGGTCCTGCGTGGCCGCAGCGCATCGTCGCCGGGCTGGCCCGTGGGTGA
- a CDS encoding tRNA-dihydrouridine synthase — MTLHLLHPVMIASGCGGTGRELAPYVDLDGLAFVTRTLTRDPRRGGAAPRMAEAPSGLLNIIGLNNPGLAYFLHEELPWLIRAGVQVFVSVAGATLGEYADLARIAGRAPGVAGIEVNVSVPDPGGANIFEAREPFHAASAVAAVRRETPSDLPVLAKLRPDVSRVVEAARAVVEAGATAVVVGNAVPAAMPDGRPAGLTGPAIAPIALRCVTEVCSQLPEATVIGCGGVADAAGARALLAAGAVAVQVGTALLRDPTTATRLVADLQEDQ, encoded by the coding sequence GTGACCCTGCACCTGTTGCACCCGGTGATGATCGCCTCGGGCTGTGGCGGCACCGGACGTGAGCTGGCGCCGTACGTCGACCTCGACGGGCTGGCGTTCGTCACCCGCACCCTGACGCGTGACCCGCGCCGGGGTGGCGCCGCACCCCGGATGGCGGAGGCCCCCAGCGGTCTGCTCAACATCATCGGTCTCAACAACCCCGGGCTCGCATACTTCCTCCACGAGGAGCTGCCCTGGCTGATCCGCGCCGGGGTGCAGGTCTTCGTGTCCGTCGCGGGGGCGACGCTGGGGGAGTACGCAGACCTCGCCCGGATCGCCGGCCGCGCGCCGGGTGTCGCCGGCATCGAGGTCAACGTGTCGGTGCCCGACCCGGGTGGGGCCAACATCTTCGAGGCCCGTGAGCCGTTCCACGCGGCCAGTGCCGTCGCCGCCGTACGACGCGAGACACCGTCGGACCTGCCCGTGCTCGCCAAGCTGCGACCCGACGTGAGTCGCGTGGTCGAGGCCGCGCGGGCGGTCGTCGAGGCCGGCGCGACCGCCGTGGTGGTGGGCAACGCCGTGCCCGCCGCCATGCCTGACGGCCGCCCCGCCGGGCTGACCGGACCTGCGATCGCGCCCATCGCACTGCGCTGCGTAACCGAGGTCTGCAGCCAGCTTCCCGAAGCAACCGTGATCGGGTGCGGTGGCGTCGCCGATGCCGCGGGGGCGCGCGCCCTGCTCGCGGCCGGTGCGGTCGCCGTACAGGTCGGCACCGCGCTGCTCCGTGACCCCACGACCGCCACGCGACTCGTGGCCGACCTTCAGGAGGACCAGTGA
- the pyrF gene encoding orotidine-5'-phosphate decarboxylase: MEPFGLRLHRAIEERGRFCVGIDPHAGLLHDWGLNDDVAGLERFALTVVEAVAPVVGVVKPQSAFYERFGSRGVAVLERVIAESRAAGALVLLDVKRGDIGSTSQAYADAYLDPSSPLASDAITASPYLGFGSLDPMIDTARKHGAGVFVLALTSNKEGPEVQHARSGEGTVAGTVLDHLRHLNAGAEPVGDMGAVIGATIGDTGEDFAFNGPILAPGYGAQGGTPADLRRIFGSAARHVLPSSSREVLAVGPDPTALRDAALRGNDAVAGLGSA; this comes from the coding sequence ATCGAGCCGTTCGGGCTGCGCCTGCACCGCGCCATCGAGGAGCGCGGCCGGTTCTGCGTCGGCATCGACCCGCACGCGGGCCTGCTCCACGACTGGGGCCTCAACGACGATGTGGCCGGGCTGGAGCGGTTCGCGCTCACCGTCGTCGAGGCGGTGGCGCCGGTGGTGGGTGTGGTGAAGCCGCAGAGCGCGTTCTACGAGCGCTTCGGAAGCCGTGGCGTGGCCGTGCTCGAACGCGTCATCGCGGAGTCACGGGCGGCCGGCGCGCTGGTGCTGCTCGACGTCAAGCGGGGAGACATCGGCTCGACCAGCCAGGCCTACGCCGACGCCTACCTCGACCCCTCGTCGCCGCTCGCGAGCGACGCGATCACCGCCAGCCCCTACCTCGGCTTCGGCTCGCTCGACCCGATGATCGACACGGCTCGCAAGCACGGTGCGGGCGTCTTCGTGCTCGCCCTGACCTCCAACAAGGAGGGCCCCGAGGTGCAGCACGCCCGCAGTGGCGAGGGCACGGTCGCCGGCACGGTGCTCGACCACCTGCGCCACCTCAACGCCGGCGCCGAGCCGGTCGGCGACATGGGCGCGGTCATCGGCGCCACCATCGGCGACACCGGCGAGGACTTCGCGTTCAACGGGCCGATCCTCGCTCCCGGGTACGGCGCCCAGGGCGGCACGCCCGCCGACCTGCGCCGGATCTTCGGGTCGGCGGCCCGGCACGTGCTGCCGTCGTCGTCTCGCGAGGTGCTGGCTGTCGGCCCCGACCCGACCGCGCTGCGCGACGCCGCGCTCCGCGGCAACGACGCCGTCGCAGGCCTGGGATCCGCGTGA
- the mihF gene encoding integration host factor, actinobacterial type, whose translation MALPPLTPEQRQAALAKAAASRRERAEVKNRLKNSGASIADVLSEGQRNDVVGKMRVVDLLQSMPGLGKVRARQTMERLGIAESRRVRGLGTKQVAALEREFAPGE comes from the coding sequence GTGGCTCTGCCCCCGCTCACTCCCGAACAGCGCCAGGCAGCGCTGGCGAAGGCCGCCGCCTCCCGTCGTGAGCGCGCCGAGGTCAAGAACCGGCTCAAGAACTCCGGCGCCTCGATCGCCGATGTGCTGAGCGAGGGCCAGCGCAACGACGTGGTGGGCAAGATGCGCGTCGTCGACCTGCTCCAGTCGATGCCCGGTCTGGGCAAGGTGCGGGCCCGTCAGACCATGGAGCGGCTCGGCATCGCCGAGAGCCGCCGGGTCCGCGGCCTGGGCACCAAGCAGGTGGCCGCGCTGGAGCGCGAGTTCGCCCCGGGCGAGTGA
- the gmk gene encoding guanylate kinase yields MTDPDPAAGFDTARPSRLVVLAGPTAVGKGTVAADVRKQHPEVWLSVSATTRKPRPGEQDGVHYWFVSEDEFDAMIEHGELLEWAVVHKRARYGTPRKPVEEALAKGLPALLEIDLQGARQVRETMPGARFVFLMPPSWDELVRRLVGRGTETDEERERRLETARDELAAEGEFDVTIVNHEVHSAAEELVDLMLLDDEHRFDL; encoded by the coding sequence GTGACCGATCCCGATCCGGCCGCGGGGTTTGACACCGCGCGGCCGTCCCGGCTCGTCGTGCTGGCCGGGCCCACAGCCGTGGGCAAGGGCACCGTGGCTGCCGACGTACGCAAGCAGCATCCGGAGGTCTGGCTCTCCGTCTCCGCCACCACTCGCAAGCCGAGGCCCGGGGAGCAGGACGGCGTGCACTACTGGTTCGTCTCCGAGGACGAGTTCGACGCGATGATCGAGCACGGCGAGCTGCTGGAGTGGGCGGTCGTGCACAAGCGGGCGCGTTACGGCACGCCGCGCAAGCCGGTCGAGGAGGCCCTGGCGAAGGGACTGCCCGCCCTGCTCGAGATAGACCTGCAGGGCGCGCGGCAGGTGCGCGAGACGATGCCGGGCGCCCGGTTCGTCTTCCTGATGCCGCCGTCGTGGGACGAGCTGGTGCGCCGGCTGGTCGGTCGCGGCACCGAGACCGACGAGGAACGCGAGCGCCGGCTCGAGACCGCGCGCGACGAGCTGGCCGCCGAAGGGGAGTTCGACGTCACCATCGTCAACCACGAAGTTCACTCTGCAGCCGAGGAGTTGGTAGACTTGATGCTGCTCGACGACGAACATCGGTTCGACCTGTGA
- the rpoZ gene encoding DNA-directed RNA polymerase subunit omega yields the protein MSAPNIAAVGVTNPPIDDLLTKTDSKYKLVLYSAKRARQINAYYSQLGEGLLEYVGPLVDTHVQEKPLSIALREIAGDLLTCEDVDPAELAAEEAAAKAAREEKTAADPFASSE from the coding sequence GTGTCTGCACCCAACATCGCCGCGGTGGGCGTAACCAACCCCCCGATCGACGACCTGCTCACCAAGACCGACAGCAAGTACAAGCTGGTTCTCTACAGCGCCAAGCGTGCCCGGCAGATCAACGCCTACTACTCCCAGCTCGGTGAGGGCCTCCTCGAGTACGTCGGCCCGCTGGTCGACACGCACGTCCAGGAGAAGCCGCTCTCGATCGCGCTCCGCGAGATCGCCGGCGACCTGCTGACCTGTGAGGACGTGGACCCGGCCGAGCTCGCCGCCGAAGAGGCTGCCGCGAAGGCCGCCCGCGAAGAGAAGACCGCTGCCGACCCGTTCGCCTCCAGCGAGTAG
- the coaBC gene encoding bifunctional phosphopantothenoylcysteine decarboxylase/phosphopantothenate--cysteine ligase CoaBC, whose translation MSTSTPPGSDIEAASPSGTRPRVVLGVSGGIAAYKACEVLRRFTESGYDVTVVPTAAALQFVGAATWSALSGKPVSPDVWTDVHQVPHVRIGQAADLVVVVPATADLLAKAAHGLADDLLTNTLLTARCPVVFAPAMHTEMWEHPATAANVETLRSRGLFVIEPAEGRLTGKDTGKGRLPDPDEIFELSVQVLARGASAPDLAGRHVVVSAGGTREYLDPVRFLGNRSSGLQGYALARAAAARGASVTLVSANVALPDPAGVTVIRVETTAELREAVVAATASADAVVMAAAPADFRPTATSEHKIKKAADGSSPSIALTQNPDILAEISHDRARPGALIVGFAAETGDNTGSVLELAAAKLARKGCDLLVVNDVSGGAVFGSLDNEAVILGADGGRRAVPHGSKAALAHVIWDEVVSRLQD comes from the coding sequence TTGAGCACGAGCACTCCGCCCGGCTCCGACATCGAGGCCGCGTCCCCCTCCGGGACGCGGCCCCGAGTCGTTCTGGGGGTCTCCGGCGGCATTGCCGCCTACAAGGCGTGCGAGGTGCTGCGCCGCTTCACCGAGTCCGGGTACGACGTCACGGTCGTGCCGACCGCCGCCGCACTGCAGTTCGTCGGAGCGGCCACCTGGTCCGCGCTGTCGGGCAAGCCCGTCTCGCCCGACGTCTGGACCGACGTGCACCAGGTCCCGCACGTGCGGATCGGCCAGGCCGCCGACCTCGTGGTCGTCGTACCAGCAACCGCCGACCTGCTCGCGAAGGCCGCCCACGGGCTGGCCGACGACCTGCTCACCAACACCCTGCTCACCGCGCGCTGTCCGGTCGTCTTCGCGCCGGCCATGCACACCGAGATGTGGGAGCACCCGGCCACCGCCGCCAACGTCGAGACCCTGCGCTCGCGCGGCCTCTTCGTCATCGAGCCGGCCGAGGGCCGGCTCACCGGCAAGGACACCGGCAAGGGCCGGCTGCCCGACCCCGACGAGATCTTCGAGCTGTCGGTCCAGGTGCTGGCCCGCGGTGCGTCCGCGCCCGACCTGGCCGGCCGGCACGTCGTGGTGTCGGCGGGTGGCACGCGTGAGTACCTCGACCCGGTGCGGTTCCTGGGCAACCGATCGTCAGGCTTGCAGGGCTACGCCCTGGCTCGGGCCGCTGCCGCACGGGGTGCCTCGGTGACCTTGGTCAGCGCCAACGTCGCGCTGCCCGACCCTGCCGGCGTGACCGTGATCCGCGTCGAGACCACGGCCGAGCTGCGAGAGGCCGTCGTGGCCGCCACGGCCAGTGCCGACGCGGTCGTGATGGCCGCCGCGCCCGCCGATTTCCGGCCCACTGCGACCAGCGAGCACAAGATCAAGAAGGCAGCCGACGGGTCGTCACCATCGATCGCGCTGACCCAGAACCCCGACATCCTGGCCGAGATCTCGCACGACCGGGCCCGCCCGGGGGCGTTGATCGTCGGCTTCGCCGCCGAGACCGGCGACAACACCGGATCGGTCCTCGAGCTCGCCGCTGCCAAGCTGGCCCGTAAGGGCTGCGACCTGCTGGTGGTCAACGACGTGAGCGGCGGCGCCGTGTTCGGCAGCCTTGACAACGAGGCGGTCATCCTCGGCGCCGACGGCGGTCGCCGCGCCGTACCCCATGGTTCGAAAGCGGCCCTGGCCCACGTCATTTGGGACGAAGTGGTGTCGAGACTGCAAGATTGA
- the metK gene encoding methionine adenosyltransferase, with protein sequence MAGRLFTSESVTEGHPDKIADQISDSVLDALLEQDPHSRVAVETLLTTGLVVVAGEVSTTGYVDIKQKVRDRILAIGYDSSTKGFDGASCGVMVAIGGQSGDIAQGVDTGHESRTGSVDAMDKQGAGDQGLMFGYACDDTDVLMPLPIVIAQRLAEKLSAVRKDGTLDYLRPDGKTQVTIEYDADNRPVRVDTVVLSTQHSEETELDTLESDIKKHVIDPVLDTFSIPSEGYRLLVNPTGRFVVGGPMGDAGLTGRKIIVDTYGGMARHGGGAFSGKDPSKVDRSAAYAMRWVAKNVVAAGLARRCEAQVAYAIGKAQPVGVFIETFGTGTVSDEKIQEAVLAVFDLRPAAIIRDLDLLRPIYAKTAAYGHFGRELPEFTWERTDRADALKAAVGV encoded by the coding sequence GTGGCTGGACGTCTTTTCACCTCGGAGTCGGTGACCGAAGGTCACCCGGACAAGATCGCCGACCAGATCAGCGACTCGGTCCTCGACGCCCTGCTCGAGCAGGACCCGCACAGCCGCGTCGCCGTGGAGACACTCCTCACGACCGGCCTCGTGGTCGTCGCGGGCGAAGTCTCGACCACCGGCTACGTCGACATCAAGCAGAAGGTCCGCGACCGGATCCTCGCGATCGGCTACGACTCCTCCACCAAGGGCTTCGACGGCGCATCGTGCGGCGTCATGGTGGCCATCGGCGGCCAGTCGGGCGACATCGCCCAAGGCGTCGACACAGGTCACGAGAGCCGCACCGGCTCGGTCGACGCGATGGACAAGCAGGGCGCGGGCGACCAGGGCCTGATGTTCGGCTACGCCTGCGACGACACCGACGTGCTGATGCCGCTCCCGATCGTGATCGCCCAGCGGCTCGCTGAGAAGCTCTCCGCGGTCCGCAAGGACGGCACGCTCGACTACCTGCGTCCCGATGGCAAGACCCAGGTCACCATCGAGTACGACGCGGACAACCGCCCGGTGCGCGTCGACACCGTCGTGCTGTCCACCCAGCACTCCGAGGAGACCGAGCTCGACACCCTCGAGAGTGACATCAAGAAGCACGTCATCGACCCCGTGCTCGACACCTTCTCCATCCCCTCCGAGGGCTACCGCCTGCTGGTCAACCCGACCGGGCGCTTCGTCGTCGGCGGCCCGATGGGCGACGCCGGCCTGACCGGCCGCAAGATCATCGTCGACACCTACGGCGGCATGGCCCGCCACGGTGGCGGCGCCTTCTCCGGCAAGGACCCGTCGAAGGTCGACCGCTCGGCCGCCTACGCCATGCGCTGGGTTGCCAAGAACGTCGTGGCCGCTGGCCTGGCCCGTCGCTGCGAGGCGCAGGTCGCCTACGCGATCGGCAAGGCCCAGCCCGTCGGTGTCTTCATCGAGACGTTCGGCACCGGCACCGTCTCCGACGAGAAGATCCAGGAAGCCGTGCTGGCGGTCTTCGACCTGCGCCCGGCCGCGATCATCCGCGACCTCGACCTGCTGCGCCCGATCTACGCCAAGACCGCGGCGTACGGCCACTTCGGTCGTGAGCTGCCCGAGTTCACATGGGAGCGCACCGACCGCGCCGACGCGCTGAAGGCTGCTGTCGGGGTCTGA